One stretch of Blastocatellia bacterium DNA includes these proteins:
- a CDS encoding IS5 family transposase has translation MPTKRKPYPTDLTDQQWAVLKPHLPPPNTRGAPRTVNLREIMNALLYLARSGCPWRMLPHDLPPWQTVYDYFSRWRDDGTWERINREMRIEVRELDGREGEPSAAIIDSQTVKTTEMGGERGYDAGKKINGRKRHTLVDTQGLVLAVLVLSAAIQDRDGAKLLLEKVKPHCPRLEKIWADGSYAGALIEWVKRMCGWILQIVKRPDHARGFVLLARRWVVERTFGWLNRSRRLSKDYERLTASSEAFVYLAMIHVMTKRLARQQTCFG, from the coding sequence ATGCCGACCAAGCGCAAGCCCTACCCGACGGATTTGACCGACCAACAGTGGGCGGTGCTCAAGCCGCATCTGCCGCCACCGAATACACGAGGCGCGCCACGCACGGTGAACCTTCGCGAGATCATGAATGCGTTGTTGTATCTGGCACGGAGTGGCTGTCCGTGGCGCATGCTGCCACATGACCTGCCGCCGTGGCAGACGGTCTATGACTACTTCAGTCGATGGCGCGATGATGGCACGTGGGAGCGTATCAACCGTGAGATGCGCATTGAGGTGCGCGAATTGGACGGTCGAGAAGGCGAGCCGAGCGCGGCGATCATCGACAGCCAAACGGTGAAGACGACCGAGATGGGCGGCGAGCGGGGCTACGACGCGGGCAAGAAGATCAACGGGCGCAAGCGCCACACGCTGGTGGACACGCAAGGGCTGGTGTTGGCAGTCCTGGTGCTGTCGGCGGCCATTCAAGATCGCGATGGCGCCAAACTGCTGCTGGAGAAAGTCAAGCCACATTGCCCACGCTTGGAGAAGATCTGGGCGGACGGCAGCTATGCAGGCGCATTGATTGAGTGGGTAAAACGGATGTGCGGCTGGATACTCCAGATCGTCAAGCGTCCAGACCACGCCCGTGGCTTCGTGCTGCTGGCACGGCGGTGGGTGGTTGAGCGCACATTCGGTTGGCTGAATCGCTCGCGCCGATTGAGCAAGGACTACGAACGCCTGACCGCGTCCAGCGAAGCGTTTGTCTATCTGGCAATGATTCACGTGATGACC
- a CDS encoding IS5 family transposase, giving the protein MNGILYVARTGCAWRMLLKTFPPWQTVYGYFWRWTHSGLCAQINAVSVQRGSRAAECGHHRQSERQNLRGWRTPRDRCASTHAGTQAPPDRRPPGLVLMVVVHSASLQDGAGGKRLLQKLFDQIKCVSYNCHCRLKTIWADGAYQEIADWVKLFLGWTLDLVRRPAGGEGWRVLPKRWIIERTFRWLGRYRRLSRDFEHTVASSEAFVYIASIRRMLKLAV; this is encoded by the coding sequence TTGAACGGCATCCTCTATGTGGCGCGCACAGGCTGTGCGTGGCGGATGCTGCTGAAGACGTTTCCGCCGTGGCAGACCGTGTATGGGTATTTCTGGCGCTGGACGCACAGCGGACTGTGCGCCCAGATCAACGCCGTGTCGGTTCAGCGAGGCTCCCGAGCCGCCGAGTGCGGCCATCATCGACAGTCAGAGCGTCAAAACCTCCGAGGGTGGAGAACACCGCGGGATCGATGTGCATCAACACACGCCGGGACGCAAGCGCCACCTGATCGGCGACCCCCTGGCTTGGTGCTGATGGTGGTGGTGCACAGTGCCAGCCTTCAAGATGGGGCAGGCGGCAAGCGCCTGCTCCAAAAACTGTTCGATCAGATCAAGTGCGTGTCTTACAATTGCCATTGTCGGCTCAAGACCATCTGGGCGGATGGCGCGTATCAAGAGATCGCGGACTGGGTCAAACTCTTTCTCGGTTGGACGCTTGACCTCGTTCGTCGTCCGGCCGGTGGCGAAGGCTGGCGGGTGTTGCCCAAACGCTGGATCATTGAACGCACCTTCAGATGGTTGGGGCGTTACCGCCGTTTGTCTCGTGACTTTGAACACACCGTTGCTTCCAGCGAAGCCTTCGTTTACATCGCCAGCATCCGTCGTATGCTCAAACTTGCCGTTTGA